The stretch of DNA GTAGGAAAGAgtattttgtttgttatattgttatctgtcctgagtcgTGGGTttatcggaaataacctctctacttcatctgaggtaatggtatagactgcgtacattttacccttcaGACCTCACTTTCTGAAAATACACTAGTTATGTTGCGGTTGAAATTATTGATAATGTAAGAAAAACTAATATAACACCAACTTATTTAGCAACCAAAAGGTAATATACAGTGAATAATGCAAAGAAAATTAGAGCATGTTctttagaaagtcacaaatacTAACTCTGTTTGGCTGTATAATTCTTTTAGCCTTTTTACAGTCAAATAACAGAAccccaactttttatttttcttttagagtaaAGCATTTGGTACTCCTGAACTATAACTAAATTTGTTACGACATACTTCAACTTCACGGGGTTCTACTACCACCTGAACTATAACGAAATTTGCTACGATATACTCCAACTTCACGGGGTTCTAACcacctgaactaaattttagcgtatttttgtcaatctttttagctgacgtgggcCCCATTtcatgtaataaaggtgtcatatcagcacaaaagggtgataaaaatatgctaaaattaagTTCGGAGTAATAGGATCCCTTTaaagttgaagtgtgtcgtagcaactttggtcatagttcggggcTGGATGctcatctctttcttttctctaCATATAAAATACTGTATATCCATGTGTGTTACTGGTTTAATCAACTTTACATTTCCTCTCTGGACTGATCTTGACTGCATATGCTATGGACAATTATCCATCCCGTTGGCAATCCACCGCGTTCTTTTCATAGAGAGTTCAGCTTCTACGCCCTCCTTTCTTCGCAAGGTCAACTTCTACGTGCTTGATTTCATCTTTCAACTCTTGTAAAACAGCATTGCTAGATCGATCTTTGCTCAAGGTCTCGTTATCAGTTAATAGATCAACTAGATGCTTCAAGCACAATACATATTCAGCTTTTACTCCAGGAGCATCATATAGTGACTTCTCAGTTACAAACTGCAAAAGCAACAGAGAATAAACATCACAATAGAGAATAAACATTCATATTAAATTTCGTCTATTAATCGTCGAAatacttgagccgggggtctatcggaaacagcctcccTACCTCACCTCTGagtaatggtatggactgcgtacacttaccctccccagaccccacttgatgggaatatactgggtatgtggtctatcagaaacagcatCTCTACCTCACGTCtgagtagtggtatggactgcgtacatttatcctccccagaccccacttagtggaaatatactgggtatgttgttgttgttgaatcgTCGAAATACTTGATTACAGTTCAAATAGTTGTACATTAGTAAACCAGAAAAGGCGCAGGTCTCTCACCGATGTCTTATTTAGATGTAGGGTGCGTTTGGTATGGAGAGAagtgttttccatggaaaatattttccaacaaAATCATCTAAAAACATTTGTACATGATATTCGTCGTTCAATGGAGATTTCGATTAGCGCCAAGGAAAATATATCCAAATATAGAAACAGTTCTTGGGACTTCATATTTGGTGTACTCTAAGCTATCATGAGGTGCAAGAATTCAAGCAACAAGATCATCATAACAAAGTCGAATACAGACCATTAATGATTAAACTAACAGGAAACCTTAAAAAGCACTTGAAACGTTAAATAAAATTGCAAACTTGCTGACCTATATAAACAAAAACTTCTCATACCTCCTTGTATGCAGAAATGCATCCACGAAGAGCGCTCTCAGCCTCAGAGCTATAAGAGTCCTGTTTCAGAAGAAAGTGCAGTTAAAGAACAGTTCCATCATGTTTGAGCTTTGAAATATCGCAGAGAAACAGATGATATTGTCAATTAAAGAAAAGACCATGTAACCTAACCTTTGAATCTTCAAGCTCCAGCTTTTTCATCTCCAGCAATGAAAGAGCATCAAGCGATTGCAACTGCAGGCAAATCAACAATAAAGCTAATTTAAACGTCAggagtttaagaaaaaatattttcaataaaggGCGCTAGTGATCAGTCAGTTAAGCTATGTATGCACAACAACTTACTCAAAAGAAACACAAAACATCATTCTGTGTTACGATTCCACGGTTGAGTAATGTCGTCTAAGAGGTCGTCGGGACCTCATGAGTGAAAATATTTAAACGAAATCCACTATATATAGAAGGAAAACCCAAGTAAAACTATTCAGTTGGGCCCTCTAGAATTGAGAATTCGATTAGATAGTGCTTCTAAAGCTTCTTAATTTAACGATTATACTAGGAAGAATTGATTGCTCTTTTTTCGTACACTTTGttgtttccttttctttcttaCTTTCCTTTGTCGGTTACATTTCTTTTGAGCCGAGGTTCTATCCAGAACCACCTCTCTACCCCGTAAAAATAGAGGTAAAAGTCTGAGTATGTCCTACTCTCCGTGGATGGGGAGACCCCACTTGTGGGGTTAGACTGGATATGATGTTGTACAAACCATATACTTTCAAGGTAGTAGGAACATAATTTGCTAAAACCTGCTTACTACAAGACAGGACCCAACAAGACCGGCTTCTTTGGCCGCTGGTTTAAACTATAGCTGTATGTTACTGTATCCAAATACAGGAGTACCATATATTTATATGCCTATACTTCacgaaaagaaaagcaaaaaaggaTCTAACAGTTTTAACATCTTAAACAACTATTGGTTGGATCGCTTAAATAACAGAAGTTAGCAGAGGATAACATTTAGCTGGCTTTCGTTTCATAAACAATCAATAATGGGAACTGACCAGGATAATCAGTGCTGATTGCCTGCTCCTTCCTGTTGTCATAGATTCTCCATAAGACTGTTTATTTCCTTTCTCTTTCACGGAAGGCACCAGGTTTTTCCGAGCCACACTACAATCACCGATTATGAAAAACAATCGACTGAGGAAAGTTGTCATAGTCACCAATATTGATAATGCACTGACTGGTTATGTATAGTTTGAACAATTTCTACTAAGTTCAGATGAGTCAAAAGTACCATAATTGATTAACCTACACAAGCTAAATAGTCCCAGAAGAAAATGAGAAACAATATAAGAGTTCATTCATTACTGATACACGGAACTACTTTTACTTGTTAGACTTGAGGTTCAAAGAGAAACCTGCAATACTGAGAATGGACAAATTTCAAAACCTCATCTTGTAATTGCACAAACAGATGAACCAGGATATATGGAGAAGGAGCAGAAACTGTACTGAAAGAAGATGTAGAGCATATACTTTACGGAAGCATGCCGTGAATGATTATCGCCTTATCGGTGCTGAGTTAATCAGCACTCAGTGGCCAACTCCAGCCAATGTTAAAAACGTGACATTCAGCTACACTTCAAAAGGGAATAAAGAAGATGCAGTACATGGGATACAGCCCTCTTGACACTCATGTGCGTAGTCCAGAGAAAACGACAAGAAAGCCTTTGAAAGAGTAGAATATGCTTTTGTTAGTAGGAACTAGTCTTTAGTGCCTATAACTTTTTAGATAATTGTGCCTCTTCGCAGAGAACCACATTTTAATGTAGATTCTCTAGATAATTGTGCCTCTTTGCAGAGAACCATATTTTAATGTAGATTCTCTACTTTTATATATAACTTGTATACCTACAGATCTACTATTATTATCTTATCAAAAGTATATATAGTGGTCATGCAACTTCACCTGTGTAAGGCTGCTCAAATTTTCGGTTCCAAATCTAGATAAAGAAGGATTGCAGTGAATTGATGGCCAATGTAAAGCTAGTTAATTTTGCTTGGGATTTAAGTGTAGTGTGATCGTACGATGCACTCAATGGAACAGGTATTCCTCCACTTCTATTTAATTTAAGCAAACAATGTGGAgcatctcaaaaaaaaaaaaaaaaaaggaaatggcTGGGCATAATAACGaattgaatcaaaatatatttcaaacTGAACTATGAAAAAAACAGATATACGTTTAACTACTACGAAATGATATTAGGCGACAATTGTAAGatgaaaacataaaagaaaacctAAGCTGAGACTAACACATACCTTATTGACTTGCTTAAAAGATCTTTTGCCATATCAATCAGCCCTTACTTGATTAGCATTACTCTTCTTGAGCTTATTGGGGTCGAGCATTTTAACTCTAGCAAGATGTAGCAAATTTGCAGCAATCTATTAATGAAGAAGGAAATAAGGGAAATTACGTAGAATTCATACTAGTAAATCAACAGATAGCATAATCATCCTGAATTGCTTGTGCTTGTATGATGTCGAGGATTTAGAGGGAAAAAACTGAATGTGGTCCTCAGGGAGTAAAGTTCTTCGGGCATCAAGACACCTGCTCCAGAAATTACATCACGTCATGcttgatcaaaattttaaaagcatCCACCTTATTCAGTAACTAATTAGAGTATATGAGTCACCTCTCTAAAAGCTCTTGAGCTTCTTTCAAGTTTCCTAGGGACTGAAAGGTCAAGGTCAGACGTTCAGCTGCGATTACAGTCTCTAAAGACTTCCAACCAGGGGCAGAGCTACAGCCACCGAAGGGTGGTtagatgaacacccttcgtcggaaaaaaatttcaagtatatacgttaaatatagatatttatggatatatacatattgttgaacACTCTTGATTAGCTAAAGAAGCATAGCCTATTGGTCAAGGGTCTGCAAATTTGCAGCAACAGTCTGGGTTCGATTCCTGGTGGGAGAACCTATGAGAAAAAAGAGAATGGATATAGAGCAACAAGGTCTCAGAATACAGAATCAtttcagaagaaaaaaaataaaggtcaaAAATTATGCATCCGAGTTCCATGATTTTAGTCCAACTTTGAACACTAGAGGCTTTAAACGGAAAGAAACGCAAACATGAACAGAATACTGGAATCCTATCATTTCTGTTCTGTCTGATCAGCATATGCATCTTCAGACATGAAAACTTGGGGGAAGGTTTGGCATGAGTAAAATTTGAAGTCACAGTTTTACCCTTATGAGTAATTAGATTTGAATATCTCTCTCGGCCATTTCACTAAGATCACGAGTAAATAAATCTGAAAGCATTAGGATATGTTTGCATTCTGATCATGATATTTTACCTAGAAAGCTTAAGCAGCTTTGACATTTTGGTGAAGACTGAAAATTAGTGCTCCACTTGTGCAGTTATGCTTTTCGCTGGAGACACTAACAAAAGATATTGCAACAAGAGTTGTTTGAGTTTCATACTTGAACTATCAGGTGTGCAGGTTTCTTATATGAGGTATGGATTGTTAAAAGTTCTCAAAATAACTGAAAGATGTACCTTTTATGCTTTTTGGTGCCTATTTGCCTACATATTTGAACTAAGAGCTAACGGTCAAAAACATGCATAAATTTTATCCCCCTCTTGGAGCTTCATACCTTAACTATTGCCAATTGTTTAGAAAAACACACCTCAATTATCAATTGTTTACTTTTCCTTCCAGAAATATGACATGATATTTCAGGTAGGAAATATAAACAATTGACAGTTGAAGTGTGTTTTaataaatagttggtgatagttcagGAACAAAACTCGCACACGTGATATTTAGGTATGAAATTCAACAAATTGGGATACTTTATGTGGGTTTTTGATCCCACGGTCTTTGAACTAATCACAGGATAGGAAAATGTAGACATTATGTACAATTGTCAATTTGCGAGAGAGCAGGAGGTTCTGTTTTGCTTTGAATTTTGATAAGTAGATGGTTTGAGTAAGGTGATTTCCCTCCTCTCGTTTAAAATCTGGTTACTTTTCATCGGAGGAGTTTCTCTTTCCTATGAAAATACACATACATGtactttcttttgatttttgtccCACTTTTATCTCGGTCCGTTGTAGAATAATTGATATCTTCTCGTAATTTGTAATCTCGTTGaggattttcttttcttctagaTCATAATACGATGGCCAGATGACACAGAAGTCAGCTCTGAACTTTGGGATGAAGTTTTAGAGAGCATGAACTTTCGTGTCAGTGATAAGGTTGCTACTTTCGTACTTTTGCCGTGAGGGCGCTTTCACTGTTTGTGAGTGTGAATGACACAGAAAATGTTGACATTTTGGAACTATTTCTGGAGACTCTTCCTCTTGAACAAAATGTGGTGAGTCTTTTATCCTTTATGTGTTAGCAATGTATTCTCCTTAGGTGAAAATGACGCATCACACTTCATTATGCATTGTCAAAACAATCATTATGCAACTCATTTCGTCTATATATTACCTAATACTAGTGAAGAATCTACAGCATCTAgccatatatgtatattttatttaatgtaaCTACATCCAAATGAATTGATGCATTCCTCTATATTGCATTTATGCAGGATGTTCGTAGGACAATTGTCTTCTGCCTTCCACCATCTCATCTATCTTCTGCAGCAATAATTGAGTGTACCCTGGATGTGAGTCCTCTGCAGAGCCACAGGTAACTTCAAGCCATTGCTTTAATGCATCATCTTTGACTTCCCCTTTATTCATCTTGGGATGATATTCATTTTTTCTTGGGGATCACCGAAAGATGTGTATTCTTTATTACTTTGTGCAGTTTTCATCTATCATCAAAATTACTGCAGAGAAAGGAAAAAGGCATCGTTCCATCccaaactatacccaaaaagttGAAGTCACATCTAAACTATACTCGTGACCTGTTATACacctaaattataaaaaagtgaaactatttacactcTAGATCTGAcgtggaaataaaattaaattaaaaaaaaaaaaaagacgcgTCTAAAGccaaaattattctttaaaacCCCCCACACCAGCACCCAACCCCACACAAATTCTCTCTTTCaaccctattttttatttttttctatttctctcccaattttctttcttctttattttttttcaattaacaaCCACTATTCCTTGTGGTCGACAAAAATGATTTTTTCATAGTAGTTTTTTGTAGAGAAAAAGAGAAGTACATCTTGTTGATGTACTTTCAAATTAATCTGTTCATGGGAGAAGAAGTTCAATTCAATTTGGTGATACTTGTACTTTCAAAATTTCTTACTCATCTTgttgaaaatcattgaaattaaaaaaaaaagtcgatcaaattttttttttatgagacTTGTAAAGATTGGACAAAACTTattggagaaaaagaaaaaaatataatattgaatttgaatgaagttGTTGCTTGGATTATTGATTTTATatcaacaatagaagaagaagatgtcATTATGGTCAttggaaaattgaagaaaaagaagaagaagatggtttttgacattaaagaaaaaaaaagaagaagatgacattgaatttgaatgaatttGTTGCTTGGGTGTATTGATTTTATaccgttaattttttttttctttttggtaattgaagaaaaagaagaagatggtttttgacattgaagaatttattgaagaaaaagaaaagaaaaaggttttGGACGTTGAAGAAGATGATTTTGGACATTAAAGAATATCTGTACTTCCatggttttggacattgaagaaaaaaacataattatttaaataaaaaaaattatgaagaaaaaagaaagaaagaaaaagatttaaatcaaaaagaagaaaaaaaaaaatttataaaaataataaatttattattttttcggatGATGCTGACGGGTAGCACCACACCACATGCCATGGTGTAATTCGTGACAGTTAAGGTGCTTAGAAATATTATTCGTGGTTCTCTCCCTGATATTCTTCCGTTGCTGACTACAATTAACTCCTCCGCATTTTgtcctaaaattaaaataaacaagaaACGTCAAATACGGCGAAGTAATTTATGCCCTTGTTTGCTTCTCGGTCGATGTGAAGAGAGTTCTATAACATTTCTCTTTTTTTGGAGTCGTTTGTTAAAATTACCATATAGGTAACCTACTTTTACATCAATAGAAACTGCTGCTGGGACATTATGAGATGGTTTTCGACAAGCATACTAGTGCAACTCCAAACACAGAATTTATGATGGCCACTTGATTTAAGCTGGAAAAGTGTTTCATTGAGAGTCTCTTGTTGTCTAGAATCTTGTTTAATCCATTTCACATGTTAATTGTTAGTGCATTAACTCTGGGAATATTGGAGCTTAGATCTGCCTAACCTAATTCACAACCAAAAAGGACACATGGTGTTACCATTGACTGTTGAGTGCTTATGCATTTAAGTAAATAGTTGCTCTCAACTCCATTTAGATTCATATGATGAATTCCTTGTGTAAGGTTGATTGTACAATTGTCTAGATGTATGCAGTTGTGGTTTAAAGAGATACTTTAATTAATTCCACTCATTTAAGTTGGTTCCAGTTCATAGGTATCCTATGACATCTTACTGTTTTCTACATATTGCCGCATCAAGCTCAGAACACTTATTTTGGAGAGAGGACTTGCTGATCGTTCTTCATCTGTTGTTAAGGAGTGCTTTAGGATGCTGAAAAATGAGTGGCTCACCACGTGTTGCAACGGTGACCCACTAGAACTACTTAAATATCTTGATGTAGAAACCTATGAATCTGTCGGAGAGTCTGCAATGGGCAGTCTACTAAAAGCAGGATTGATTAAGTTACAAGATGGTCAAAGTATGAGGCAATTTCTTAGATCAGATAATGACGCTGTTGAAGGTTGGTCTTAGAAATTTAAACGATTTGATGGCTACTTCTATTGCTTTCTCGGAATGGCTTAGTATGCTTGTTGGTTCATAATTCAAGATATTGGTTTCTGTTTTTGATAAGACACTATGTTTAAATGTAATTCTTGATCTAAGTGTTCTGAAAATGCAGAATAGAGTGATGAATTGCTTAGTTAGTTTAACTTCAGTTATGTATCTTGCTAGAGATattcattttttgttttattcttcATAAAATTGATTGTTTCATCTAGACTGGAGCAATTTATGCTCGCAGTTCTAAAATTTGATTGCATATCCTCTCTGCATACCAGGCCAATGCAATCTTATCATCCAACTCATGGAAGCAGAAGCTGCTTTCTTCTGGAGAGCTGTCTGTAAGCACTTGCAAATGGAGGCACAAGTGGgtatttattatttgtttatcaGGTCTCATGTTATGTTTTCGACTGTCTTGGTGTAACATCTTGCGGCTAAAATTCCTTTATAATTTAGGAAGTTAATTGTTTATAGATCCAACATTTTCCTTCTCCATAATGTTTCAA from Capsicum annuum cultivar UCD-10X-F1 unplaced genomic scaffold, UCD10Xv1.1 ctg80116, whole genome shotgun sequence encodes:
- the LOC107851597 gene encoding uncharacterized protein LOC107851597 isoform X2, translated to MTTGRSRQSALIILLQSLDALSLLEMKKLELEDSKDSYSSEAESALRGCISAYKEFVTEKSLYDAPGVKAEYVLCLKHLVDLLTDNETLSKDRSSNAVLQELKDEIKHVEVDLAKKGGRRS
- the LOC107851597 gene encoding uncharacterized protein LOC107851597 isoform X1; translation: MTTFLSRLFFIIGDCSVARKNLVPSVKEKGNKQSYGESMTTGRSRQSALIILLQSLDALSLLEMKKLELEDSKDSYSSEAESALRGCISAYKEFVTEKSLYDAPGVKAEYVLCLKHLVDLLTDNETLSKDRSSNAVLQELKDEIKHVEVDLAKKGGRRS